A window from Flavobacterium gyeonganense encodes these proteins:
- the lpxK gene encoding tetraacyldisaccharide 4'-kinase codes for MNLLRKILFPFAVLYGFITSIRNFLFDKGILKSTSFDLPVIAVGNLSVGGTGKTPQIEYLIRLLSNQYKVATLSRGYKRKSEGFILANSTSNAEILGDEPFQFYQKFPNIQVAVDANRTNGIVQLLLQKSKPEIILLDDAYQHRKVKAGFYILLTAFDDLYADDFILPTGNLRESRSGARRANIVIVTKCPKNLSDVKQEEIRLKLKLNCSQQLYFTFIEYDDAIYNIEDKIAVTEIKSESKVLLAGIAKPKPFFDFLKTENDECLIFPDHHHFSETDLNEIQNKAQGKKIITTEKDYVRLKEVRMISKLYYLPIKSTFVNHQQNFDATILNYVKS; via the coding sequence ATGAACTTACTTCGAAAAATACTTTTTCCATTTGCTGTTTTATACGGATTTATTACTTCGATCCGTAATTTTCTTTTTGACAAAGGAATCCTGAAATCTACTTCATTTGATCTTCCGGTTATAGCAGTTGGTAATTTAAGTGTAGGTGGAACCGGTAAAACGCCTCAAATCGAATATTTGATCAGATTGTTATCTAATCAATACAAAGTGGCTACTTTAAGCCGTGGTTACAAAAGAAAATCGGAAGGTTTTATTTTGGCCAATTCAACTTCAAATGCTGAAATTCTGGGTGATGAACCTTTTCAATTTTATCAAAAATTCCCTAATATTCAGGTGGCGGTAGATGCTAATCGTACTAATGGAATTGTACAATTACTTTTACAGAAAAGCAAACCGGAAATAATTTTACTGGATGATGCTTATCAGCACCGAAAAGTAAAAGCCGGGTTTTATATTTTATTAACTGCATTTGATGATCTGTATGCAGATGATTTTATACTGCCAACTGGAAATTTACGTGAGAGCAGGAGTGGAGCCAGGAGAGCCAATATTGTTATCGTTACAAAGTGTCCTAAAAACCTGTCTGATGTAAAGCAGGAAGAAATCCGTTTAAAATTAAAGTTAAATTGCTCACAACAACTTTATTTTACTTTTATAGAATATGATGATGCAATTTATAATATAGAAGACAAAATAGCTGTAACCGAAATAAAATCAGAATCAAAAGTGCTTTTAGCCGGAATTGCAAAACCGAAACCATTTTTTGATTTTCTAAAAACCGAAAATGATGAATGCTTGATTTTTCCTGATCATCATCATTTTTCTGAAACAGACTTAAATGAAATTCAGAATAAGGCTCAAGGCAAAAAAATCATTACAACTGAAAAAGATTACGTTCGGTTGAAAGAGGTCCGGATGATTTCTAAATTGTATTATTTGCCTATAAAAAGTACTTTTGTCAATCATCAGCAAAATTTTGACGCTACTATTTTGAATTATGTGAAAAGTTGA
- a CDS encoding Nif3-like dinuclear metal center hexameric protein: MKIKEIIAILEEMAPLAYAEDFDNVGLLVGDTETESSGVLVCHDTLEYVIEEAITKNCNLVVCFHPILFSGIKKITGKNYVERAILKAIKNDVAIYAVHTALDNHSQGVNKIFCDALGLTNRKVLVPKQNFIQKLVTYTTSDNSDKVRNALFEAGAGKIGNYDNCSFNSEGFFTFQGNEDSNPVIGEKGKLHTGTETKIEVIFEKHLQSGILKALFSNHIYEEAAYEIYNLQNSHQNIGLGMIGELESEMDEKDFLHFVKDKMIANGIRHSAFTGKKIKKVAVLGGSGSFAIKNAIQSGADAFLTADLKYHQFYEAENKLLLADIGHFESERYTKNYIVDYLRKKILNFAIILSEENTNPVKYL, encoded by the coding sequence ATGAAAATAAAAGAAATAATCGCTATACTCGAAGAAATGGCTCCTTTGGCTTATGCCGAGGATTTTGACAACGTTGGACTTTTAGTGGGCGATACAGAAACAGAAAGTTCCGGAGTTCTGGTTTGTCACGATACTTTAGAATATGTAATTGAAGAAGCTATTACCAAAAACTGCAATCTGGTGGTTTGTTTTCATCCGATATTATTCTCCGGAATCAAAAAAATCACAGGCAAAAACTATGTAGAACGTGCGATTTTAAAAGCTATCAAAAATGATGTTGCTATTTATGCTGTTCACACCGCTTTAGACAATCATTCTCAGGGAGTAAACAAAATATTTTGTGATGCTTTAGGCCTAACCAATAGAAAGGTTTTGGTTCCAAAGCAGAATTTCATCCAAAAATTAGTTACTTACACCACCTCTGACAATTCAGACAAAGTTAGGAACGCATTGTTTGAAGCAGGTGCAGGTAAAATTGGAAATTATGACAACTGCAGTTTCAATTCTGAAGGCTTTTTTACGTTTCAGGGAAATGAAGATAGCAATCCCGTAATTGGAGAAAAAGGAAAATTACATACCGGAACAGAAACAAAAATTGAAGTTATTTTCGAAAAACATTTACAATCGGGAATTTTGAAAGCCCTTTTTTCAAATCACATTTATGAAGAAGCAGCGTATGAAATTTATAATTTACAAAATTCGCATCAAAATATAGGCTTAGGTATGATTGGCGAACTGGAATCTGAAATGGATGAAAAAGATTTTCTTCACTTCGTAAAAGATAAAATGATTGCCAATGGAATCCGACATTCAGCCTTCACAGGAAAAAAAATAAAGAAAGTTGCCGTTTTAGGAGGCTCAGGAAGTTTTGCCATAAAAAATGCAATTCAGTCTGGGGCAGATGCTTTTTTAACTGCTGATTTAAAATACCATCAGTTTTATGAAGCCGAAAACAAATTACTTTTGGCCGATATTGGTCATTTTGAGAGTGAACGCTATACAAAAAATTATATTGTTGATTATCTTAGAAAAAAAATCCTTAATTTTGCCATCATTTTATCAGAAGAAAATACAAATCCAGTTAAGTACTTATAG
- the lipA gene encoding lipoyl synthase: METVAENIPAGKPKWLKVKLPIGQKYTELRGLVDKYSLNTICTSGSCPNMGECWGEGTATFMILGNVCTRSCGFCGVKTGRPETVDWDEPEKVARSIKIMNIKHAVITSVDRDDLKDGGSIIWIETVKAIRRMNPNTTLETLIPDFQGIERNLDRIVEANPEVVSHNMETVRRLTREVRIQAKYDRSLEVLRYLKEKGINRTKSGIMLGLGETEEEVFQTMTDLRNANVDVVTIGQYLQPSKKHLPVKEFITPEQFARYEKFGLELGFRHVESGPLVRSSYKAQKHIL, from the coding sequence ATGGAAACTGTTGCCGAAAATATACCTGCCGGAAAACCTAAATGGTTAAAAGTAAAACTTCCGATTGGTCAAAAATACACTGAACTTCGTGGTTTGGTAGATAAATATAGCTTAAATACGATCTGTACTTCAGGAAGCTGTCCTAACATGGGAGAATGCTGGGGCGAAGGAACAGCAACTTTTATGATTTTAGGAAATGTTTGTACACGTTCTTGCGGTTTTTGTGGTGTAAAAACAGGAAGACCTGAAACAGTAGACTGGGATGAACCGGAAAAAGTGGCACGCTCTATCAAAATAATGAACATTAAACATGCTGTAATCACAAGTGTGGACAGGGATGATTTAAAAGATGGCGGTTCTATTATCTGGATTGAAACCGTAAAAGCAATTCGCCGTATGAACCCAAACACAACCCTTGAAACTTTAATTCCGGATTTTCAGGGAATTGAAAGAAATCTGGACCGAATTGTAGAAGCAAATCCTGAGGTGGTTTCTCACAACATGGAAACTGTTAGGCGTTTAACCCGCGAAGTACGTATTCAGGCCAAATATGACCGTAGTTTAGAAGTATTACGCTACTTAAAAGAAAAGGGAATCAACAGAACAAAATCAGGAATTATGTTAGGGCTTGGTGAAACTGAAGAAGAAGTTTTTCAAACCATGACTGATTTACGCAATGCAAATGTTGATGTCGTAACTATTGGCCAATATTTACAGCCAAGCAAAAAACATTTACCGGTAAAAGAGTTTATTACTCCCGAGCAATTTGCCCGATATGAAAAATTTGGACTTGAACTAGGGTTCCGCCATGTAGAGAGCGGTCCTCTTGTTCGATCCTCTTATAAAGCACAAAAACATATATTGTAA
- the gap gene encoding type I glyceraldehyde-3-phosphate dehydrogenase, translated as MKTRIAINGFGRIGRNLFRLLINHPEIEVVAINDIADNKTMSHLVKYDSIHGVLPFAVSHDEKSIIVDQKHYLFFHENKISNLDWKSHTIDFVIESTGKYKTYEELNTHIEAGAKRVILSAPSEVDTIKTVVLGVNEGILDGSEKIVSNASCTTNNAAPMIKIIDELCGIEQAYITTIHSYTTDQSLHDQPHKDLRRARGASQSIVPTTTGAAKALTKIFPDLHQKIGGCGIRVPVPDGSLTDITFNVKRAVTIEEINDAFQNASKTYLKNILDYTEDPIVSVDVIGNTNSCLFDSQLTSVIDKMVKVVGWYDNEIGYSSRLIDLILLMKKT; from the coding sequence TTGAAAACTAGAATTGCTATAAATGGTTTTGGAAGAATCGGCAGAAATTTATTTCGATTACTTATAAACCATCCTGAAATTGAAGTTGTTGCAATCAATGATATTGCAGATAATAAAACGATGTCGCATTTGGTAAAATATGACAGTATTCATGGTGTTTTGCCTTTTGCAGTATCTCACGATGAAAAAAGCATAATCGTGGATCAAAAACATTATTTATTCTTTCATGAAAATAAGATTTCAAATTTAGACTGGAAAAGTCATACTATTGATTTTGTAATTGAATCAACGGGAAAATACAAAACCTACGAAGAATTAAATACACATATTGAAGCAGGGGCCAAAAGAGTAATTCTTTCTGCTCCATCTGAAGTAGATACCATAAAAACTGTTGTTTTAGGAGTAAATGAAGGGATTTTAGACGGAAGTGAAAAAATTGTTTCGAATGCAAGCTGTACGACAAACAATGCAGCTCCAATGATTAAAATAATTGATGAATTGTGTGGTATTGAACAAGCTTACATTACAACAATTCACTCTTACACGACTGACCAGAGTTTACACGATCAGCCGCATAAAGATTTAAGAAGAGCAAGAGGTGCCAGCCAGTCAATTGTTCCTACTACAACAGGAGCAGCTAAGGCGCTTACAAAAATCTTCCCTGATCTGCATCAAAAAATTGGGGGTTGTGGCATCCGTGTTCCGGTACCGGACGGCTCTTTAACAGACATTACGTTCAACGTAAAACGCGCTGTAACTATCGAAGAAATTAATGATGCTTTTCAAAATGCATCAAAAACATATTTAAAAAATATATTAGATTACACAGAAGATCCAATCGTATCTGTAGATGTAATAGGTAATACAAATTCATGCTTATTTGACTCTCAACTAACTTCTGTCATTGATAAAATGGTAAAAGTGGTTGGCTGGTATGATAATGAGATAGGTTATTCATCAAGGCTTATCGATTTAATTTTGCTGATGAAAAAAACATAA
- a CDS encoding M48 family metalloprotease, producing the protein MKNKFIILGILFASLSFTKVQAQINFGEKAIGAVQKGVASFSLTNADAAKLSKEAVDKLDAENEVAGPNDPYTLRLNRLFGKHTSGEGYTLNYKVYKLKEVNAFATADGSVRVYSGLMDIMDDNELLAVIGHEIGHVANNDSRDAMRAAYQKEALIDGVSSQSATISSITDSQLGKIGSAMIDSKHSRKQEAEADLFAYDFMKKNGYNVNAEESAFRILAKMSEGNEASFLEKMMSSHPDSKQRAEDAKKRAEKDGVYKAYVQQKIDNTAPVKKTTTTKKTTTKKTTTKKK; encoded by the coding sequence ATGAAAAATAAATTTATAATTTTAGGAATTCTATTCGCTTCTTTGAGCTTTACAAAAGTACAGGCGCAGATTAATTTTGGTGAAAAAGCAATAGGGGCAGTTCAAAAAGGAGTGGCTAGTTTTAGTCTGACAAATGCAGATGCGGCTAAATTATCTAAAGAGGCCGTAGATAAATTAGATGCTGAAAATGAAGTTGCGGGACCAAATGATCCGTACACGCTAAGATTGAACAGACTTTTTGGAAAACATACTTCTGGTGAAGGTTATACTTTAAACTATAAGGTATATAAACTGAAAGAAGTAAATGCATTTGCAACAGCAGACGGCAGTGTACGTGTATATTCCGGACTAATGGATATTATGGATGATAATGAACTGCTGGCTGTAATTGGTCATGAAATTGGTCACGTTGCTAATAATGATTCAAGAGACGCTATGCGTGCAGCTTATCAGAAAGAAGCTTTAATTGATGGAGTTTCTTCGCAGTCTGCAACAATTTCAAGTATTACGGATAGTCAGCTGGGGAAAATTGGAAGTGCGATGATTGATAGCAAACATAGTCGTAAACAAGAAGCTGAAGCGGATTTGTTTGCTTATGATTTTATGAAAAAAAATGGTTATAATGTTAATGCTGAAGAGTCTGCATTCAGGATTTTGGCAAAAATGAGTGAAGGCAATGAAGCGTCATTTTTAGAAAAAATGATGAGCTCGCATCCGGACTCAAAACAGAGAGCAGAAGATGCTAAAAAAAGAGCTGAAAAAGATGGAGTATATAAAGCCTATGTACAGCAAAAAATAGACAATACTGCACCAGTTAAAAAAACAACTACTACAAAAAAGACAACCACAAAGAAGACAACTACTAAAAAGAAATAA
- a CDS encoding ATP-binding protein produces MHDDIVSSSYKKAADKSDYRNSYEYLNFQKAMSFKSLKKYDLASKTLKEIIRRPENTKTLAIKSESYYQLGLIETQLKKSDSAIFHFNKALDLNAKTQNLKQKASIILAISQYYKNKKEFERAYSYLNEHYQIEQNILKLKNSKSNFDKYKKINEVHLLNEERRINEEKAQIKTYRYSKLISILAIALISILSLLSLALYKNNVIRNQNNLLLREKNKELILAKNKAEEASKARSEFLSTVSHELRTPLNAINGIAHLLLEENPKESQLKYLDSLKFSGNYLTTFINEILEINKIDSSKIEIEKISFDLKALINNIQNSLKELAAANNNDFLLEIDDAIPDNLIGDTTKLSQIILNLINNALKFTQNGKVTVIAKLHALENEKATVYFEITDTGIGIPKDKHKKVFESFSQGSVEVNRKYGGTGLGLTIVKKLIHLLGGKIHLESEVGKGSTFNFKLNFDISKSPSKRDPEIKHYNDDHLKNKLILLIEDNKINQMITRKMLENKSICCEILDNGEEAIELLKTKSFDLILMDVHLPGINGTTATQLIREFDKTTPIIALTAISLDENREQLLSFGMNDVITKPFVPDIFYNTIAQFFD; encoded by the coding sequence TTGCATGATGATATAGTGTCCAGCTCATATAAAAAAGCTGCTGACAAATCGGATTACAGGAATTCTTATGAATATTTGAATTTCCAGAAAGCGATGTCTTTTAAATCGTTAAAAAAATACGATTTAGCTTCCAAAACACTAAAAGAAATAATCCGGCGTCCGGAAAACACCAAAACTTTAGCAATCAAATCAGAATCCTATTATCAACTTGGATTAATAGAAACCCAATTAAAGAAAAGTGATTCGGCCATTTTCCACTTTAATAAAGCTCTGGATTTAAATGCAAAAACTCAAAACTTAAAACAAAAAGCCAGTATTATATTAGCAATAAGCCAATATTATAAAAACAAAAAGGAATTCGAACGTGCTTATAGCTATCTAAACGAACATTATCAGATTGAACAGAATATTCTAAAATTGAAGAATAGTAAATCCAATTTTGATAAATATAAAAAAATAAATGAAGTTCATCTTTTAAACGAAGAAAGAAGAATAAATGAAGAAAAAGCACAGATTAAAACATACAGATACTCCAAATTAATCAGTATTCTGGCTATTGCGCTGATATCTATCTTATCCTTACTGAGTCTTGCTCTCTACAAAAACAATGTTATCAGAAACCAGAATAATTTACTTTTAAGAGAAAAAAACAAAGAGCTTATTCTGGCAAAAAACAAAGCTGAAGAGGCTTCAAAAGCCAGATCTGAGTTTTTATCTACAGTAAGCCATGAACTTAGAACCCCATTAAATGCAATTAATGGTATTGCACATTTATTACTTGAAGAAAATCCCAAAGAATCCCAATTAAAATATTTAGATTCGTTAAAATTCTCCGGAAATTACCTTACTACATTTATCAATGAGATACTTGAAATAAACAAAATTGATTCAAGTAAAATTGAAATAGAAAAAATTAGTTTCGATTTAAAAGCTTTAATTAACAATATTCAGAATTCGCTAAAAGAGTTAGCAGCTGCAAATAACAATGATTTCTTACTGGAAATAGACGATGCTATTCCGGACAATTTGATTGGAGATACAACAAAGCTTTCACAAATAATCCTGAACTTAATCAACAATGCATTAAAGTTTACTCAAAACGGAAAAGTCACAGTTATTGCCAAACTGCATGCCCTGGAAAATGAAAAAGCGACTGTTTATTTTGAAATAACTGATACCGGAATCGGGATTCCAAAAGACAAGCATAAAAAAGTTTTTGAAAGTTTTTCGCAAGGTTCTGTCGAAGTAAATCGTAAATATGGAGGAACAGGTCTGGGACTCACTATCGTAAAAAAACTGATTCACCTCTTAGGAGGCAAAATTCATTTAGAAAGTGAAGTTGGCAAAGGTTCTACATTTAATTTTAAATTAAACTTTGATATCAGCAAAAGCCCATCAAAAAGAGATCCGGAGATAAAACATTACAATGATGACCATCTAAAAAACAAACTCATTTTATTGATTGAAGACAATAAAATCAATCAGATGATCACCCGGAAAATGCTCGAAAACAAATCTATATGCTGTGAGATACTTGACAATGGCGAAGAAGCAATCGAATTGTTGAAAACAAAAAGTTTTGATTTAATTTTAATGGATGTCCACTTACCAGGCATAAATGGCACAACAGCCACTCAGCTAATCCGGGAATTTGACAAAACAACACCAATCATTGCTCTTACCGCCATTTCACTGGACGAAAACAGAGAACAGCTTTTATCTTTTGGAATGAATGATGTGATTACAAAACCTTTTGTGCCTGATATATTCTACAATACTATTGCTCAATTCTTTGATTAA
- a CDS encoding zinc ribbon domain-containing protein, producing MTNTKELSVEDKLRAIYDLQLIDSRIDEIRNVRGELPLEVEDLEDEVAGLSTRSEKLKGELEVVEEQIKAKKNAIEEHKEVIKKYTKQQESVRNNREFNSLTKEVEFQELEIQLAEKQIKEMKASIEHKKEVISNLKEKLEAKSSHLKHKKSELDAIMAETQKEEIFLTEKSAEYAAQIEERLLAAYNRIRSSVRNGLAVVSIERGASAGSFFTIPPQTQVEIASRKKIITDEHSGRILVDSALADEEREKMEQLFAKI from the coding sequence ATGACGAATACGAAAGAATTAAGTGTTGAGGACAAGTTAAGAGCAATATACGATTTACAGCTTATTGACTCGAGAATTGACGAAATCAGAAACGTAAGAGGGGAACTTCCATTAGAAGTTGAAGATTTAGAAGATGAAGTTGCGGGTCTGAGCACTCGTTCAGAGAAACTAAAAGGTGAACTTGAAGTGGTTGAAGAGCAAATCAAAGCAAAGAAAAATGCAATTGAAGAGCACAAAGAAGTTATTAAAAAGTACACAAAACAACAAGAATCAGTTCGTAATAACAGAGAATTTAATTCTTTGACAAAAGAAGTTGAATTTCAGGAATTAGAAATTCAATTGGCTGAAAAACAAATAAAAGAGATGAAAGCTTCTATCGAACATAAGAAAGAAGTTATTTCAAATCTAAAAGAAAAATTAGAAGCTAAAAGTTCACACTTAAAACATAAAAAATCTGAGTTAGATGCTATTATGGCTGAGACTCAAAAAGAAGAAATCTTCTTAACTGAGAAATCTGCTGAGTATGCTGCCCAAATCGAAGAGAGATTATTGGCGGCTTACAACAGAATCAGAAGCAGTGTACGTAACGGATTAGCTGTAGTATCTATTGAAAGAGGAGCTTCTGCAGGGTCATTTTTCACAATTCCGCCACAAACTCAGGTAGAAATTGCTTCAAGAAAGAAAATCATCACCGATGAGCATTCAGGAAGAATCTTAGTTGACAGCGCACTTGCTGACGAAGAGAGAGAAAAAATGGAACAATTGTTCGCTAAAATCTAA